CGGGTCCGGCGCGGGGGCCGCGGGCGCGCGTACGGGTTCGGTGGCCGCGACCAAGTCGCTTGCCGCGTCGAAGCCCTCGGTGCCGGGGCCGTCCAGGCCGCCGGGGGCATCGTCCTCCAGCGGCTCCGCAGCCGCGGGCGGCGCGGGGGCCGGCGGGGCGAACGCGAAGTCGGGCGGCCGGAGTTCGGGGTGGCCCGTGATGACGCCGCCGGACCTGCCGCCGCGGCAGGTGCCGAGAGCGCCGCTCACCGACGTGGTGCCGAAGCGGACGCTGGTGATCATCGCGGTGATCGTGGTGCTGGCCGTGATCGGCGTGGTGCTGGCGTTCACGCTCGGCGGCGGTGACGACGAGGCGAACGGCGCCAAGGGCGGTGGCGCGGGGGCGCAGGCGAGCGCGAGCGCCGGTTCCGGCGCGGGCTCGGGCACCAAGAAGGACGACGACACCAGGACCGACGGGGGCTCCTCGGCGTCCGCGTCGGCCAAGGGCGGCTCCGGTGGCGCCTCGGACGACGGCGCCTCGGACGACGCGGCTTCCGGCTCCGACAAATCCGGCAAGTCCGACGATGCCGACGACGACTCCGACGGCTCAGATGACGGCGGCACCGCCGTCGACTCGACGTACAAGGGCGGCCAGGGGTACCGGATCGGGCTGCCCGACGGGTGGAAGTACCAGACGGCGAGCAGCGCGGGCGACCGGTTCACCGGGCCCGACGGGCAGAAGCTGCTCGTCGCGTGGACGTCCACGCCGAAGGGCGACCCGGTCGCCGACTGGAAGAGCCAGGAGCGCTACATGGTGCGCTCGCAGTACGACCGCATCCACATAGAGAAGGTGGACTACCGGGGCTGGAACGCGGCCGACTGGGAGTTCACCTATGTGGAGGGCGGCACCAAGTACCACACGATCGACCGGGGGTTCGTGGTCAACGGGCATCTCGGATATGCCCTGATGTACACCGCGAAGGACGCCAAGTGGGACACGGACCTGCGTGAGGACACCTGGGCGACGCTGGCGAAGACGTTCGAGCCCGCATCGTGACCTGACGGTGCCGGGTTTGCGGCCCGAGATCTGGCATCCCCTCATTGCGCGTTGCCTCCGGCACGTATCGTGAAGGTCTGCGGACCGTACGCGTCCAGCGACGCGTACGGAAGCAGGCGCAAGGCGAACGCAGGTGACCGACCGAGCGGCCGGGGGAGGCAACGTGGACGAGTACGCGGGACGGGTCCTCGCCGACCGCTACCGCCTGCCGCTGCCCCCCTCCGACGAGTACGAACTCACCGAGAGCCGCGCCTTCGACACCTACAGCGGGCAGGAAGTGCTCGTACGGCAGGTGCCGTTGCCCGAGGTCGTCGAGGCCGAGGTGCTCGACGCGGAGGGGCTGCCCGACGGGTTCACCGCCCGTGACCGCGGGGGGCGTCGCCCCGCGCGCGGCGGCGCGCGTCCGCCCGCCGAACCCGCCGTCCGCCGGGCGGTCGAGGCCGCTCAGGCCGCGGCGCGGATCCCCGACCACCCACGGCTCGACCAGGTCTTCGACGTCTTCGCCGAGGGCGGGTCGCTGTGGATAGTGAGCGAGGCGGTGCCGGCGCGACCGCTGTCCGTGCTGCTCGCCGAGCAGCCGCTGACGCCGTACCGGGCGGCGGAGGTCGCCTCCGACGTCCTCATGGCGCTGCGGGTGCTGCACGCGCACGGCTGGGTCCACCGCAACGTCACCGCGCGCACGGTGCTCATCTGCGACGACGGCCGGGTGATGCTGACCGGCCTCGCGGTCGGCGCGGCGGAGGAGGCGCTCTGCGGCTACGACCCGGTGCCGCCGGCCGAGGCGCCGCCGGGCGAGGATCCCGGCGGCGGTGACGGCGACGGTCCCGGCGCGGCGCCCGGCGGGTCGGCTCCCGCGGTCCGGGACCCCCGGGCCACGGACGACGACGCCGAGGCGGCCCGGCGTGCCGCGATGGCCGCCCGTACGGCGGGCGGGCTGCCACCGGCGTCCGGCGCGGAGCCCGGGGGCGGCACGGCGGCGGGGGGCACTGCGGTGCCCAAGGCGTTGGAGAGCGGCGGCGACATCAGGGCGGCACGGGCCGGGGCGATCGCCGCCTACCGGGCCGGTGCGCGGGCCGCGGCCCGGGTCCAGGAGTCCCAGCAGCAGGGCCGCCCCGCCCTGCCGGGCGCCCGCCCCGCACCCGAGGACGCGGACCGGGGCGCCGACCACGGCGATCGACGTCACGACGCGGCGGGCCGACCGTACGGCACGGGCGACACGAGCGGCCGGCCGTACGACATGGGCGGCCGACCGTACGGCGCGGCGCAGCCCTACGGCGCCGGGCAGGCGCCCGACGAGGACAGTCCCCCGTCCGGCCACGCGCCGGGCGCCCCCGGCGGGACGGGTGGTGCGGACGGTGCCGGTGGTGCGCCGCAGCCCTACGCGCAGGGCCAGTCCGGCAACTCCAACGGGTACGCCCAGCCTTACGGCCCTGGTCGGTCGGGCAGCCCCAACGGCTACGCCCAGCCCTACGGCGGCCCCGGCAGGCCCGACAGTCCCAACGGCCATGCCCAGCCCTACCCGCAGGGCCGGTCCGGCAGCCCCAACGGGTACGCCCAGCCCTACGCCCCCGGCCGGCCGGGTGACAGCGCGGCGCTGCCTCCGGGTACGGGACCGGGACCGAATTCCCACGGTGTCTCCGCGCACCCCTACGCCCCCGCCGACAGCCGCCGCGACGGCCGTGGTGACGGCGACGGCGGTGCGGCCGCCACGCCCGGACAGTCCCCTGGACACGCGCCAGGACAGATAGCCGATCCGTACGGTGTCACCGAGCGTCACGGCGTCACGGACCCGTACGGGGTCACCGACCCGTACGGGGTCGGCGGTTCGCAGGGCGGGCGGCCCGGCTCCTGGCACGGGGCGACCCCGCGCGGCGGCGCGGGCGCCCGGCCTCCCGGCGCGCCCGGCGACAGCCCCGCGCCCAACCCACCCGACTCACCCGCCTCACCGGGCGCACCCACCCGCCCCGGCGCACCCGCCGCCCCCGGCGCGCCCCGCTACGGCGTCCCCCAGGCCCCCGGCGCCCCCGTGCCCGGCCTCGGTGCGGCCCCCGCCTCCGGTGTCCCCGGACAGCCCCCGGGCGAGCCCCGCCCCACCGATCCCCGCCCCGGCACGCCCGCGGTGACCGGCGCCTCGCACGCCCCCCCCGCGCTCCCGCCCTCCGCGGCCGACGGCGCCGCGCACCCCCCGTCGCGCTGGGACGACCTGATCTCCCGTTCCGTCCCCGCGCCCCGGCACGGGCCCGCCACCGCGCTGGCCGCCGAGCGGGCGCGGCAGGCCCGGATGGCCGTCGTCGGTCCGGTGACCGAGCGGTGGGCGCCCGAGCAGGCCGTGCCCGTGCACGAGAACTGGCAGCTGGCCGCGCCCATCGGGCCCGCGACCGACCTGTGGGCGCTCGGCGCGCTGCTGTACCGGGCCGTTCAGGGGCACGCGCCGTATCCGGAGGAGTCCACCGCCGAACTGGTGCAGATGGTCTGCTCGGAGCCGCCCGCCTTCGCCGAGGAGTGCGGTCCGCTGCGGCCGGTCGTGGAGTCGCTGCTGCGTCAGGACCCCACCGACCGGCTGGACTTCGAGGAACTGCGCGGCTGGCTGCGCTCGTTGGTGCGGTCCGCGCCCGAACCCGACGCCGGTGTCCACCTGGTGGCCGCGCCGCCGGTCGACATCAGCAGGCTGCCGGTGGTGCGCAGGCGCGGCGAACTGGTGCGCAGGCGGCGGGCGGGACTGCCCGCGACCACCGCGCACGGCCGGCACAAGCGGGGCAGGCAGGAGGAGGGTTCGCCGCGCAGGCTGGGCCGCACCTTGCTGCTGCTGGTGCTGCTCCTGCTGGCCGGTGCGGTCGCGTACGCGATGATGTTCATGCCGAAGGCGGGCCAGGAGGACGCCGATCCGGGCGCCGGGAGCGGGGCCGCGGGGCAGGTGAGCCCGGCGCCCGACCGGTCGTCGGCGAGCGGTGAGCCGTCGTCGGGGAGCAGCGCGCCGCAGGGCGGGCCGAGCCCGTCCAGGTCGGGCGGTGCCACCGAGACGCAGACCGACGGCGCCGCGCCCGGCTTCACGCTGCGCAAGGACGCCACCGGGTTCCAGATCGCGGTGGCGAAGGGCTGGAGCCGCACGCCGAAGAACGGGAGTGGCCAAGTGGTCTACTCGCACGGCGACTTCGAGCTGATCGTCGTCCCCGGGCGGGACAGCGCGCAGTCCTACGGCGGCGACCCGATGGACTACCAGCGCGACGACGAGCGGGAGTTGCAGCCCTACCGGGACTCCAGTTGGGCCACCGCGACCGGTCTGAAGGCCATACAGGTCGGCGGACGGACCATGGCCGAGGGGCAGTTCACCTGGACCGACGACTCCGGGCACGATCTGTACGTCCGCAACCTCGCGATCCTGATCGCCGGGCGGTACCACGTGGTGCAGGTGCGCGGCCCCGAGTCCGAACGGGACGAGGTGACGCGGCTGTACGAGCAGGCGTCGCAGACGTACGAAGTGACCGGCTGACCCGGTTTTCCCCCGGTCCCGGCCCAACACGCCTCGTCACCAGTCGAATCGGCTGATCGACTGTGCGTGATGTCGGTGAAAGGTTGTCCACTCCCGACCGGAAGCGACAACCGTCACAGAGCTGTCTCCTTGGGACCCCCCTGGTTCCCTGACTGCCCGCCGGTCCTTAGTCTGGCCCTGTCAAGAGCATTGCGGGGCGACGTGAATCAGATGCAGGGCCAGCTCGTGGCGAGCCGCTACCGGCTCGTCGAGTCGATCGGCAGCGGGGGCATGGGACGCGTATGGCGCGCTCATGACGAAGTGCTGCATCGGGCAGTCGCGATCAAGGAGTTGACCGCCGCACTCTACGTCTCCGAGGGCGACCGCGACCGGCTGCTCAAGCGCACCAGGTCCGAGGCGCGCGCCGCCGCGCGGATCAACCACTCCGCCGTCGTCACCGTGCACGACGTGCTGGAGCACGACGGCCGGCCCTGGATCGTGATGGAGCTGGTCGAGGGGTACTCGCTGGCCGACGCGGTCAAGGAGCGCGGCCGCATCGAGCCCGCCGAGGCCGCCCGGATCGGCATGTGGGTGCTGCGGGCGCTGCGCGCCGCGCACACCGCCGGGGTCCTGCACCGGGACGTGAAGCCGGGCAACGTCCTGATCGGGCACGACGGCCGGGTGCTCATCACCGACTTCGGCATAGCGCAGATCGAGGGCGACTCGACGATCACCAGGACCGGAGAGGTCGTCGGCTCGGTCGACTACCTGGCGCCCGAGCGGGTCCGCGGCCAGGACCCCGGCCCGTCCTCCGACCTGTGGGCGCTGGGCGCCACGCTGTACACGGCGGTGGAGGGCAGGTCGCCGTTCCGCCGCACCTCGCCGCTCTCCACCATGCAGGCGGTGGTCGAGGACCAGGTCGCCGAGCCGCGCAACGCGGGAGCGCTGGGACCCGTCATCAGCGCGCTGCTGCACAAGGACCCCGCGGCCCGCCCGGACGCGGCCGAGACCGAGCAGCTGCTCGCCGAGGCGGCCGAGGGCCGCCGCCCCCAGGACGCCCAGGCGTATTTGTCGACCCAGCACGGCGCCCTCGAACGGGAGTCGAACACAGCGCCGACCGCGCCGGGCACCGCCGGCCAGTCGACGCCGTACCCGCCGCAGACCGTCGGCCACACCGGCCACACCGGCCACACCGGCCACACCGGACCCGCGGGCCCCGGCCCCACCGCCGGTCCCACCTCCGTCGCCGCGCCCGAGGCCACCGCCGCGCCCGCGCCCAGGCGCCGCAGGCTGCGTGCCGTCCTGCTCTCGATCGCCCTCGCGATGGTCGTCGCGGGCGGCACGGTCGTGGTGCTCCAGCAGTGGGACCAGAGCCGACGGCACGACACCACCGGTACGGACGCGGCGAAGGACCCGGCGGCCTCGGCGTCGCCGTCCGCGAGCACCGACCCGGCCGGCGACGTGCCGTCCGACTGGAAGCGCTACGACGACCCCTGGGGCTTCAGCATCTACCTGCCCGCGGGCTACGAGCGGCAGGTCGTCGGCGTCAACGGCGATCTGCGGCAGGTCGACTACACGCCCGACGGCGGCGAGCACTTCGTCCGGGTCGCCATCGACGCCTCACCGGACTTCAACGACGCGTACGCGCACCAGCTCGACCTGGAGCAGCAGTTGCGGCGGCTGGTCGACTACCAGCGGGTGAAGCTGGAGAAGAACACCTACCGCGACCGGCCCGGCTCGCTGTGGGAGTACACCTGGAGCGCGCAGGCCAAGGACACGCCGTTCCCCGGTCCGCGCCGGGCCGTCGAGGAGACGTACATGTCGCGGGCCGGGCACGAGTACGCGCTCTACGTCTCCGCGCCCGCCGCCGACTGGACGACGGCCGCACAGCAGTTCACCTCGATCCTGCGCGGCTGGCAGGAGACGTCCGGCTCCTGACACGGCTGTCGCGTTTTGGCCGGTCGGCGTCCCGGAGCCGGTTCGTCCGGTACGGCATCATGGGGCGTATGGGGACCGAGAGGGACCACGGCCGGGTCATCGCGGGCCGTTACCGGCTGCGGGCACGGCTCGGACACGGTGGCATGGGCGTCGTGTGGCGGGCCTACGACGATCTGCTCGGCCGCGAGGTGGCCGTCAAGGAGATCCCCCTCGAACTCGGCGACTCGGTCCCCGCCGAGGAGGGCCGCAGGCTGCGGGACCGCGCGCTGCGCGAGGCCCGCGCGGTCGCGCGGCTGCGCCACCCGCATATCGTCGTCGTCCACGACGTCGTCGAGGACGGCGAACGCCCTTACCTGGTCATGGAGTTGCTCGAAGGCGGCACGCTCGCCGACCGGATCGCGGCCCGCGGTCCCGTCGACGCCCCCGAGGCCGCCCGGATCGGCATCGCGCTGCTCGGCGCGCTCGCCACCGCCCACGCGGCCGGCGTGCTGCACCGCGACCTCAAACCCGCCAACGTCCTGCTGGACGGGGACGCCGAC
The sequence above is a segment of the Streptomyces griseoviridis genome. Coding sequences within it:
- a CDS encoding protein kinase: MDEYAGRVLADRYRLPLPPSDEYELTESRAFDTYSGQEVLVRQVPLPEVVEAEVLDAEGLPDGFTARDRGGRRPARGGARPPAEPAVRRAVEAAQAAARIPDHPRLDQVFDVFAEGGSLWIVSEAVPARPLSVLLAEQPLTPYRAAEVASDVLMALRVLHAHGWVHRNVTARTVLICDDGRVMLTGLAVGAAEEALCGYDPVPPAEAPPGEDPGGGDGDGPGAAPGGSAPAVRDPRATDDDAEAARRAAMAARTAGGLPPASGAEPGGGTAAGGTAVPKALESGGDIRAARAGAIAAYRAGARAAARVQESQQQGRPALPGARPAPEDADRGADHGDRRHDAAGRPYGTGDTSGRPYDMGGRPYGAAQPYGAGQAPDEDSPPSGHAPGAPGGTGGADGAGGAPQPYAQGQSGNSNGYAQPYGPGRSGSPNGYAQPYGGPGRPDSPNGHAQPYPQGRSGSPNGYAQPYAPGRPGDSAALPPGTGPGPNSHGVSAHPYAPADSRRDGRGDGDGGAAATPGQSPGHAPGQIADPYGVTERHGVTDPYGVTDPYGVGGSQGGRPGSWHGATPRGGAGARPPGAPGDSPAPNPPDSPASPGAPTRPGAPAAPGAPRYGVPQAPGAPVPGLGAAPASGVPGQPPGEPRPTDPRPGTPAVTGASHAPPALPPSAADGAAHPPSRWDDLISRSVPAPRHGPATALAAERARQARMAVVGPVTERWAPEQAVPVHENWQLAAPIGPATDLWALGALLYRAVQGHAPYPEESTAELVQMVCSEPPAFAEECGPLRPVVESLLRQDPTDRLDFEELRGWLRSLVRSAPEPDAGVHLVAAPPVDISRLPVVRRRGELVRRRRAGLPATTAHGRHKRGRQEEGSPRRLGRTLLLLVLLLLAGAVAYAMMFMPKAGQEDADPGAGSGAAGQVSPAPDRSSASGEPSSGSSAPQGGPSPSRSGGATETQTDGAAPGFTLRKDATGFQIAVAKGWSRTPKNGSGQVVYSHGDFELIVVPGRDSAQSYGGDPMDYQRDDERELQPYRDSSWATATGLKAIQVGGRTMAEGQFTWTDDSGHDLYVRNLAILIAGRYHVVQVRGPESERDEVTRLYEQASQTYEVTG
- a CDS encoding serine/threonine-protein kinase → MQGQLVASRYRLVESIGSGGMGRVWRAHDEVLHRAVAIKELTAALYVSEGDRDRLLKRTRSEARAAARINHSAVVTVHDVLEHDGRPWIVMELVEGYSLADAVKERGRIEPAEAARIGMWVLRALRAAHTAGVLHRDVKPGNVLIGHDGRVLITDFGIAQIEGDSTITRTGEVVGSVDYLAPERVRGQDPGPSSDLWALGATLYTAVEGRSPFRRTSPLSTMQAVVEDQVAEPRNAGALGPVISALLHKDPAARPDAAETEQLLAEAAEGRRPQDAQAYLSTQHGALERESNTAPTAPGTAGQSTPYPPQTVGHTGHTGHTGHTGPAGPGPTAGPTSVAAPEATAAPAPRRRRLRAVLLSIALAMVVAGGTVVVLQQWDQSRRHDTTGTDAAKDPAASASPSASTDPAGDVPSDWKRYDDPWGFSIYLPAGYERQVVGVNGDLRQVDYTPDGGEHFVRVAIDASPDFNDAYAHQLDLEQQLRRLVDYQRVKLEKNTYRDRPGSLWEYTWSAQAKDTPFPGPRRAVEETYMSRAGHEYALYVSAPAADWTTAAQQFTSILRGWQETSGS